In Shinella sp. XGS7, a single genomic region encodes these proteins:
- the xth gene encoding exodeoxyribonuclease III, translated as MKLATWNVNSLAVRLPQMLDWLAANPVDALVLQETKLTDDKFPAAEIQAAGYQVHWFGQKTYNGVALLSREPVASETVLRNIPGFADEQARVIAGTLGTVRVIGAYFPNGQAPDSEKFVYKMAWLESLRAWVQAELQQHPELVLMGDFNIAPEDRDVYDPVAWAGQIHCTPEERAHFQGLLGLGLVDAFRLFEHPPKSWSWWDYRNLAFRKNQGLRIDHILVSEALRARVSACEIDKQPRRNERPSDHAPVVVTLG; from the coding sequence ATGAAACTCGCCACCTGGAACGTCAACTCCCTGGCCGTGCGCCTGCCGCAGATGCTGGACTGGCTGGCAGCCAACCCCGTCGATGCCCTGGTGCTGCAGGAAACCAAGCTCACCGACGACAAGTTCCCCGCCGCCGAGATCCAGGCCGCGGGTTATCAGGTGCACTGGTTCGGCCAGAAAACCTATAACGGTGTGGCCTTGCTCAGCCGCGAACCCGTGGCCAGCGAGACCGTGCTGCGCAACATCCCGGGCTTTGCCGACGAGCAGGCTCGCGTGATCGCGGGCACCCTGGGCACGGTGCGCGTGATCGGCGCCTATTTCCCCAACGGCCAGGCGCCCGACAGCGAGAAGTTCGTCTACAAGATGGCCTGGCTGGAGAGCCTGCGCGCCTGGGTGCAGGCGGAGCTGCAGCAGCATCCCGAGCTGGTGCTGATGGGCGACTTCAATATCGCCCCCGAAGACCGCGATGTCTACGACCCCGTGGCCTGGGCCGGCCAGATCCACTGCACGCCCGAGGAGCGCGCGCATTTCCAGGGCCTGCTGGGCCTGGGTCTGGTGGACGCCTTCCGGCTCTTCGAGCATCCGCCCAAGAGCTGGAGCTGGTGGGACTACCGCAATCTGGCCTTCCGCAAGAACCAGGGCCTGCGCATCGATCACATCCTGGTGAGCGAGGCGCTGCGTGCGCGCGTCAGCGCCTGCGAGATCGACAAGCAGCCCCGCCGCAACGAGCGCCCCAGCGACCACGCGCCAGTGGTCGTCACCCTGGGCTGA